In Candidatus Zixiibacteriota bacterium, the DNA window ATTCCTATTTGAGTTGAGTTATGCAGTTTCCGCCACGGCCAGCATCTTCGAGAACAACATGATACTGATACAGAAAATCGGAGTGTCGGAGCGATCCGAGCTCAAAGCTATCCGCGATGCGATTCTCCAACACTCCCTCGCGGCTGAAAACGAGAATCGGGGGCTGGTACTCACTGACAAGGGAAGGCGCTTTCTTCGATTCTTGGGGTTCGAGTCGCCCGGTTCAAGTTCAGTCACATAACTAACCGCCCGTAGCGCAGGTGGTTGGCGGGGATTGGCCGCTAATTCATCAGCGGGCGCTTCACACCGGCATTCTACCACGAATTACCGGTGCGCTCTGCACAAGTATTGAATGCTGCAATATCTAATGTCTGGCTCCGATCTGTGATCGCTTATCAGTAATCCGGAATACCGTCACCATTCGGATCACAGGGTGCAGGGCCGGCTGCAAAGACGTATGTGATCAGAAAAGCAATGTCATCCATATCGACCTCCGTGCTGCCGTGCGCGTCGCCTCAAATGTATGGACTCGGTATTATCCTGTACTCATATGTTGTTGCTGGTGCGATGTTTGGATCTGATATGGAATTCACAGCATTGTCGATAGCGCGTATATATTATAGTACCGCCGTTGCTGATAGATTCGGCGGAAGCACTGCACCATAATGGCCGTCACTTGCTGATCCGTCATGATGATTGCCATCGTCAAACATCCTCACGGCGCCAAACCCACTTCCAGCGTCGACAAATGGCTCTGTTGATGCAATCGGATTATCGGACACTACGTATGCCGTGACGGCTACGGAGTCGCCGGATTGGGGCATGACAGGTATATGGGCAGCGCTGGAAATAGTCATTGGATACAGTCCAATCGTACATGGAGGAGTCAATTCCTGCCCGATCAGACCGGGGAAATCTCCGCTGTAACGTGTGCATCGAGACATACCGTGCCGTTGTCATGGGAGTCGAAACCTAAAAGGTACCCCCCTTACCCGTGCGAGCAGTGGCTGTGCCTCTGCGCTCTGCATGGCAGCAATCGCGGGCGCACAGCTCCCGCGTGCACTTGAATTCCGTTGGTTTGTCATAGCCGGTGCTGTATATTCTCACCGCGCGCGGCGTGAGATCGTGCGATGGATGGAAAACGACTATGATGATACTGAAATCGACAGCGGATGATCCGATGCTGGAAGAGCTCGGCATCACTTCGGGATCGAAACTCCTGAAAGTGAATGGCCGCGAAGTCTGCGATATGCTCGATTATCGGTTCTATTCGGCTGATGACGATCTTCTGCTGTTGTTTGAGAACGCTGACGCGGATCAGGTGGAACTCGAAATCAGCGCGCAGGATCTCATTGACCTCGATTTCGAGTTTGGTCCCGACAAACCGAAAGGCTGCGGGAATAAATGCGTGTTCTGCTTCATACATCAACTCCCGAAAGGTCTCCGGCGGTCGCTCTATTTCAAGGACGAGGACTTTCGGCTTTCGTTTCAGCATGGCAACTATATAACTCTGACGAATCTCAAACCTGCCGATTTCAAGCGGATCAAAGAGCAGCGCTTATCGCCACTCTATATATCGGTGCATACAACGGATGACGATTTGCGGCGAAAGATGCTCGGCAACGAGAAAATACCGCCGCTTATGCCTCAAATGCGCGATCTTATCGATTCCGGTATCACAATGCATACGCAGATTGTGCTTTGTCCCGGATGGAATGACGGCGAGCATCTAAGGCGCACAATTGATGACTTGGCGGCAATGTATCCGGGAGTAAGTTCGGTCGCAGCAGTCCCTGTCGGTCTCACCGCGCACCGCGCCAAACTGCCTGCGATGACGCGTTACGATTCAGCATCCGCCGCCGCAGTTCTCGATGAGTTGATCGCAGCAGGGGAGAGGCTCTCCGGTGATCTCGGAATCCGATTTATCTATCCAGCCGATGAATTCTTTCTGCTTGCTGGCGTAGAGATTCCTGCAGAGTCATTCTACGACGGTTTCCCGCAAGTGGAGAATGGCGTGGGCATGATGCGGCAGCTCATGGATTCTGAGTCTGCCGACGGTATCGATCTGAAGAAAGATATTCGGCTGACAATTGCGACCGGAAGCCTGGTTTCACCCATGCTGCATGATATCCTCGACGCCAAATGGCGCACAGTAACCGGACTCAGTTATCGCGTACATCCAGTCGAGAACAAACTCATGGGGGACACCGTGACCGTATCCGGCCTGCTCGCCGGAATAGATATTCTCGACTCAGTTTCCCGGCTTGACAATGTCGGCGATTGTGTTGTTGTGCCGCCGAACTGCCTGAATGACGATGGACTTTTTCTGGATGATTTGACTATCGAGGATATCGAATCAGGGTTGTCGCGCCCTGTTGTTCAAGCGGAATACTCGTCGCGCGAGACACTGCTGAAGCTCAGAAAGGAGCTTGCAATATGAAGCGCCTCCCAGTGGTAGCGATCATTGGTCGGCCCAATGTCGGCAAGTCGACTCTGTTCAACCGGATTCTGAGGCGGCGACTGGCGGTAGTCGACGATCAACCGGGAGTGACTCGCGACCGGCTGTATGGGCTCGCCGAGTGGGCGGGGAGGGAATTCCACCTCGTCGATACCGGCGGTTTCATTCCGGACAGCGACGACCTGATCAACCGCCTCGTGAGAGAACAGGCGGAGATTGCAATCAGCGACGCTGATCTTGTGCTGTTCGTCACAGATTCACGCGTCGGTCCGACAGACCTCGATGAAGATATTGCTCGAAAGCTTCAAAGATCGAAGAAGCCGGTTATTGTCATCGCGAACAAGGCAGACAATGAATCGTTCAGCTATGATGTCAGTCGATTCTACAGTCTCGGCCTCGGGGAGCCGATCGACGTCGCTGCGAATTCCGGATACAACACAGGCGACATGCTCGATGCCGTCATCGACAAATTGCCGGAGACGGAGACCATCGATGAAACGGGCAAGCTGCGGATCGCTGTGGTCGGTCGCCCGAACGTGGGGAAGTCGTCCTTTGTAAATCTCCTCTGCGGAAAGACACGGCAGATTGTCACAGATATTCCCGGAACGACACGCGATTCAATCGACACAGAGATCATTGCAGATGGGGAGAAGTACATCTTAATCGACACCGCCGGGCTGAGGCGCAAATCCAAGGTCAAGGAGAATGTCGAATTCTATACTACTCTGCGAACACTCAGAAGTGTCGAGCGCTGTGATGTCGTTGTCCTGATTATAGAGGCGAACGAAGGGCTGCTCCATCAGGATATTCAAGTCCTCGAACAGGTGCATGAATTTCGCAAAGCGATATTGATCGCTGTCAACAAGTGGGATCTGATTGAGGACAAGGAGACCAACACGGTGCGCGATTACGAAGCTTCTGTCAAAGGGAAGATCCCGACATTCTCATACATTCCGATGATTTTCATCTCGGCGCTGACCGGGCAACGCGGAGTCAATGTTCTGAGGTTGTGCAAACAGATTGATGAACGCCAGAGTCGACGTATCCAGACTTCGGAAATGAACCGGTTTATCGAGGAGACCGTAAACCGACAGCATCCGGCGGCCGTGAAGGGAAAACACATCAAGTTCTTCTACGCGACTCAGACCGATATAAAGCCGCCGACATTCGTGCTATTTTGCAATTATCCGAAGCTTCTGCAGAAGCAGTATCTGAAGTACATTGAGAACAGACTTCGAGAGACTTATGACCTTGAAGGCGTGCCGATCCGGCTGAAGATTAAAGCGAGAGAGAGCAACCGTTGAGTGCAGATCGCAGCTTGATCGACCTGAAAGACATGAGCACCTCTGAGCTTGAGAATCTCTCCGAGGAACTTGTCTGCAAAAGGTTTCCCGGAAGGCAGCTTTTTGGATGGATCCACAAGCACAATGTCACCGATTTCAATGCGATGACGAATATTTCCAAAGAGTTTAGAGAGATGCTTAAAGGGAAGTATTACATCTCAAGGGCAGATATAGTAGACTTGCAGCAGTCGAAGCTCGATGGTACACGCAAGCTTCTGCTAAAGCTGAGTGATGGGGAGCAAGTCGAGACAGTCTGGATTCCAGGAGCCGATCGCAGTACCATTTGTGTATCGAGTCAGGTCGGATGCCCTCTCGCGTGTCGATTCTGTCTGACCGGACTTATGAAGATGAAGCGCAACCTAACTGCCGGTGAGATAGCGGAGCAGGTCTATTCAGTTAAAGCAATACTTCAAGGCGATGAGGACTTCAGAAACATCGTATTCATGGGGATGGGGGAGCCGTTTCTCAATTACGATAGTGTCATCGCGGGTCTTGATCTGTTGATGTCTGATCTCGGATTGGGGATCGCTCAGAAGAGAGTTACCATCTCGACCGTTGGAATCGTGCCGGGGATATTCCGCCTTGCCGATTCAGGTTTGAAGGTGATGCTGGCGGTGTCGCTGCACTCCGCTGATGATGATCTGCGAAGCAGGCTTGTTCCGGCAAACAAGAAATATCCGCTGAGTGTTCTCGTCCCTGCTCTGAAATACTACACCGAGACGACAGGTCGCCGCCTGACGTTCGAATACTGTCTCATTGGTGGAGTCAATGATTCGATCGACAGCGCGCGAAAACTCGTCAGTTTGATCCACGACATTCCTTGCAAGATAAATCTCCTCGCATACAACGCCGCACCGGGCCTTCCGAAAGAGTTCAGGCGACCATCAGAGGATTCGATCGAGAGATTCCGAGATTACCTATATCCACGCTGCCCAGCCGTCACTACTCGCAAATCAAGGGGCGCAGACATACTCGCTGCCTGCGGACAGCTTGCGACAGGATCCAAAATTTCAGAGAAAAAAACTTGACACTGACCTGCGGCAGCCATTTAATAGAGTCATTACATTGATTCGGTGCGGAGAGCTTAATAGGGAAGGTGGTGTGAGACCACCGCAGCCCCGCTACTGTAATCGGCTACGAAAGCAGGCTCACAGCTGAGTGACGGCCACTGCCAGTCGGTGGGAAGGCGCCTGCGAGTAGAGTGATCCGAGAGCCAGGAGACCTGCCGAATCAACCAAACCTTATCCTTGCGCGGGTGAGGGTGAGAGTCGATTGTGAGATTTTCATCCGACATTGTCTGCGCTGTAGAAACCTGATATGAGGTTGCAGCAGACTATTATCTCTATCGTCATTCTGGCAGTAGCCTGGAATTCTGCCTGCGGACAGTCGAGTGTCAGTATATGCGGGCGCGTGATCGACTGCACAACGGCGAGACCTATTGCCGGTGCGATCGTTGAGATCGGTGACGCAACGAGTGAAATCGTTGCTGACATCAATGGCTCCTTCTCAGTTCACGGTCTCAAACCGGGCGACTGTATCATAAGATTTCAAGCGCCGGCGTATCACACTCAGTCCGATACGGTGCTTGTGCTAAGTGATGATATGGCTGAGGAGTACGTATTTTGTCTTAATCCATTACTTTATACGGCTGATCCTCAGCATGTGCGAGGAAGCGCTGAGCCTGAGGGGCTTCGAGTCACAGTGATTGACCACAGTTCG includes these proteins:
- a CDS encoding DUF512 domain-containing protein, with protein sequence MMILKSTADDPMLEELGITSGSKLLKVNGREVCDMLDYRFYSADDDLLLLFENADADQVELEISAQDLIDLDFEFGPDKPKGCGNKCVFCFIHQLPKGLRRSLYFKDEDFRLSFQHGNYITLTNLKPADFKRIKEQRLSPLYISVHTTDDDLRRKMLGNEKIPPLMPQMRDLIDSGITMHTQIVLCPGWNDGEHLRRTIDDLAAMYPGVSSVAAVPVGLTAHRAKLPAMTRYDSASAAAVLDELIAAGERLSGDLGIRFIYPADEFFLLAGVEIPAESFYDGFPQVENGVGMMRQLMDSESADGIDLKKDIRLTIATGSLVSPMLHDILDAKWRTVTGLSYRVHPVENKLMGDTVTVSGLLAGIDILDSVSRLDNVGDCVVVPPNCLNDDGLFLDDLTIEDIESGLSRPVVQAEYSSRETLLKLRKELAI
- the der gene encoding ribosome biogenesis GTPase Der, with amino-acid sequence MKRLPVVAIIGRPNVGKSTLFNRILRRRLAVVDDQPGVTRDRLYGLAEWAGREFHLVDTGGFIPDSDDLINRLVREQAEIAISDADLVLFVTDSRVGPTDLDEDIARKLQRSKKPVIVIANKADNESFSYDVSRFYSLGLGEPIDVAANSGYNTGDMLDAVIDKLPETETIDETGKLRIAVVGRPNVGKSSFVNLLCGKTRQIVTDIPGTTRDSIDTEIIADGEKYILIDTAGLRRKSKVKENVEFYTTLRTLRSVERCDVVVLIIEANEGLLHQDIQVLEQVHEFRKAILIAVNKWDLIEDKETNTVRDYEASVKGKIPTFSYIPMIFISALTGQRGVNVLRLCKQIDERQSRRIQTSEMNRFIEETVNRQHPAAVKGKHIKFFYATQTDIKPPTFVLFCNYPKLLQKQYLKYIENRLRETYDLEGVPIRLKIKARESNR
- the rlmN gene encoding 23S rRNA (adenine(2503)-C(2))-methyltransferase RlmN — protein: MSADRSLIDLKDMSTSELENLSEELVCKRFPGRQLFGWIHKHNVTDFNAMTNISKEFREMLKGKYYISRADIVDLQQSKLDGTRKLLLKLSDGEQVETVWIPGADRSTICVSSQVGCPLACRFCLTGLMKMKRNLTAGEIAEQVYSVKAILQGDEDFRNIVFMGMGEPFLNYDSVIAGLDLLMSDLGLGIAQKRVTISTVGIVPGIFRLADSGLKVMLAVSLHSADDDLRSRLVPANKKYPLSVLVPALKYYTETTGRRLTFEYCLIGGVNDSIDSARKLVSLIHDIPCKINLLAYNAAPGLPKEFRRPSEDSIERFRDYLYPRCPAVTTRKSRGADILAACGQLATGSKISEKKT